The following proteins come from a genomic window of Companilactobacillus pabuli:
- a CDS encoding QueT transporter family protein produces the protein MSNLKTRDITQLALIAALYVAVTIAPGISAFSYGQIQFRVSEILMLLPFFNHKYSWSLIVGCFVSNIFSASLGVADLILGTLATAIACLIITRIPADNKFLWAVPVVCAVVNGIIVGAELHFILKLPFWLNFVTVGLGELVVVAIGAVVFYFLMQNQSFSKLIR, from the coding sequence TTGAGTAATTTAAAAACAAGAGATATTACACAATTAGCATTGATTGCAGCTTTGTACGTAGCTGTGACGATTGCTCCAGGAATTTCAGCATTTTCTTATGGTCAAATTCAATTCCGTGTTTCCGAGATTTTGATGTTATTGCCATTTTTTAATCATAAGTATAGTTGGTCGTTGATCGTGGGATGTTTTGTTTCTAATATTTTCAGTGCTTCATTGGGAGTAGCTGATTTGATTTTGGGAACTTTGGCAACTGCTATTGCTTGTCTAATTATTACTAGAATTCCTGCTGATAACAAATTTTTATGGGCCGTTCCAGTTGTTTGTGCCGTGGTCAATGGGATTATTGTTGGAGCAGAGCTTCATTTTATTTTGAAGTTGCCATTTTGGCTTAACTTCGTCACGGTCGGCTTGGGTGAGTTGGTCGTAGTCGCAATCGGTGCAGTAGTATTCTATTTCTTGATGCAGAATCAAAGTTTCAGTAAATTAATAAGGTAA